Proteins encoded together in one Theileria parva strain Muguga chromosome 3 map unlocalized ctg_530, whole genome shotgun sequence window:
- the SNRPE gene encoding Small nuclear ribonucleoprotein E gives MEERKDKLQKIMTQPINQIFRFFTGGTRVQIWLFDQPNTKIEGTIRGFDEYMNMVLDNATEVHVKKNVKKDVGRILLKGDCMTLISAATSK, from the exons ATGGAGGAGAGGAAGGATAAgttacaaaaaattatgaCCCAGCCAATT AACCAAATATTCCGTTTCTTTACAGGCGGAACAAGGGTACAAATTTGGTTATTTGATCAACCTAATACTAAAATCGAAGGAACCATACGG gGATTTGATGAGTATATGAATATGGTATTGGATAATGCTACGGAGGTTCACGTGAAGAAGAATGTAAAGAAGGATGTCGGTAGGATTCTTTTAAAAGGAGACTGTATGACACTAATTTCAGCAGCCACatcaaaataa
- the Kars gene encoding lysine--tRNA ligase, translating into MLCKKFLNQLSYCSLFYPKYRNLFYLPKARKMSTVVTNASEEQDSRHYYLNRLETVEQWRKNGTAYPHKFHVNMSLKEFVGKYDHLEAGAHLENELVSIAGRVSRIASSSSKLRFLDIKSEGTKLQVFANFANHDASTGDFNDTYNNIKRGDIIGLTGFPGKSKRGELSVFPKSVQILSPCLHMLPDKFGLKDNDVRFRQRYLDLMMNDDSLKVMKLRSRIIDYLRKFLTSRGFFEVETPMLKTTSTGASAKPFITHHNELDLDLFMRIAPELPLKLIIIGGFEKVFEIGKCFRNEGIDPTHNPEFTSCEFYWAYADYHDLMKLTEEFLSSLVFELFGKYEVLYHPDGPDTEGVVIDFTPPFNKVSMVEELENKMKMKLSPPYDSQENVEKYLTAIKEAGLDMPKPPVPAKLIDQLVGHYIEDQIVKPTFIVDFPQCTSPLSKWHRSKENVCERFELFICGKELINSYTELNDPITQRDCFKQQQKAKDLGDDEAQPPDEAFCTALEYGLPPTAGWGIGIDRLTMFLADKNNIKEVIFFPTMRPLNDPTHK; encoded by the exons ATgttatgtaaaaaattccTAAATCAACTTTCATATTGCAGTTTATTCTACCCTAAATATagaaatttattttatctccCAAAg GCTCGAAAAATGAGTACAGTTGTAACTAATGCTTCTGAAGAGCAGGATTCCAGGCATTATTACCTTAATAGGCTTGAAACTGTAGAACAATGGCGTAAAAATGGCACTGCGTATCCTCACAAATTTCAT gTGAATATGTCGTTGAAGGAATTTGTTGGTAAATATGACCACCTTGAGGCAGGAGCACATTTGGAGAATGAACTGGTTTCAATAGCTGGAAGAGTCTCCAGAATAGCTTCAAGTTCCTCAAAATTACGTTTCCTCGATATTAAATCTGAAGGAACTAAGCTCCAAGTGTTTGCAAACTTTGCTAACCATGATGCCTCAACTGGCGATTTCAATGACACgtacaataatattaaacgTGGTGATATTATAGGATTAACGGGTTTCCCAG GTAAATCAAAGAGGGGAGAGTTGAGTGTATTCCCCAAGAGTGTACAGATATTATCACCCTGTTTGCACATGTTGCCAGATAAATTTGGTCTTAAAGATAATGATGTGAGATTCAGACAAAGATACTTAGATCTCATGATGAATGACGATAGTCTCAAAGTCATGAAACTCAG ATCTCGGATAATTGATTATTTGAGGAAGTTTTTGACGAGTAGAGGCTTTTTTGAGGTTGAAACTCCAATGCTAAAGACTACCTCAACTGGTGCCTCAGCTAAGCCTTTTATAACACATCATAATGAGCTTGACCTGGACCTCTTCATGAGAATTGCACCTGAACTCCCACTCAAACTTATCATCATCGGCGGATTCGAAAAGGTGTTTGAAATCGGCAAGTGCTTCCGAAACgaag GGATTGATCCCACACATAACCCGGAATTCACCTCCTGTGAATTCTACTGGGCCTACGCCGATTACCATGACCTCATGAAACTGACCGAAGAATTTCTCTCAT CGTTGGTATTTGAATTGTTTGGAAAGTATGAAGTATTGTATCATCCGGACGGGCCTGATACTGAAGGTGTTGTTATTGACTTCACTCCTCCATTTAACAAAGTGTCAATGGTTGAAG AACTGGAGAATaagatgaagatgaagtTAAGCCCACCATATGATTCACAAGAGAATGTGGAAAAGTACTTAACAGCAATAAAAGAAGCTGGATTGGATATGCCAAAGCCGCCGGTACCGGCAAAACTCATAGATCaa cTTGTTGGACACTATATTGAGGATCAAATTGTTAAACCAACTTTCATCGTTGATTTTCCACAATGTACTTCTCCACTCTCCAAATG GCATAGAAGTAAGGAGAATGTATGTGAGAGGTTTGAGTTGTTTATATGCGGAAAggaattaattaattcatACACTGAATTGAATGACCCAATCACTCAAAGAGATTGCTTCAAACAACAACAAAAG gCGAAAGATTTGGGAGATGATGAAGCACAACCACCGGATGAAGCGTTTTGTACAGCCTTGGAATACGGATTACCGCCAACGGCTGGATGGGGAATAGGAATTGACAGACTCACGATGTTTTTAGcagataaaaataatatcaaa gAAGTTATCTTCTTCCCCACCATGAGACCATTAAATGATCCAACTCATAAATAA